A genome region from Natranaeroarchaeum sulfidigenes includes the following:
- a CDS encoding nitrite/sulfite reductase, whose amino-acid sequence MPTDVEKWKDEIYGNEIREHLMEFAEEGWESIPEEEHDEWFERFKWWGLYHQRAGQESYFMMRIGTPNGVLEPGQTEVVAEVANEYATGPASNPEFGNAYVDWTTRQSIQLHWIRLEDIPDVFEKLESVGLSTQQACGDSWRNIVGNPMAGKAPEFVDALPVIMELNERFKGNDDHSNLPRKWKVSVTGASDGSGQGDINDLALEPAFKEIDGEEVRGFNVRVGGGLSRNEPRLARELDVFTRPENAADVAAGISALFREHGDRENRYNARIKFLMDEWGPEKFRRVLQDDFVDFELETAGTDLREQYTYNAGGNEHGDLIGVHEQRDGNYYVGLNVLVGRMGADDTHELARLAEEYGSGEVRISQRQNVIITDVSEDDLDALLGEDLLEDYSPDPHPFMRGSVACTGTEFCSLSIVETKNRQVRYARWLKENVELPEGVEDFHIHLSGCTASCAQPQIADVSLRGMKTRKDGEPVEALDIGLGGGLGENPQFAQWVAERVPADEVPGAIENLLATFEDERNGDETFRDYIARLDDETLDDLVEPEETSYEDPYMHNTKRTWYPYAEDDSLDASPSPADD is encoded by the coding sequence ATGCCAACTGACGTCGAGAAGTGGAAAGACGAGATCTACGGCAACGAGATCAGGGAGCACCTGATGGAGTTCGCCGAGGAGGGCTGGGAGTCGATCCCGGAGGAGGAACACGACGAGTGGTTCGAGCGCTTCAAATGGTGGGGTCTCTACCACCAGCGCGCAGGCCAGGAGAGCTACTTCATGATGCGGATCGGGACGCCAAACGGCGTGCTCGAACCGGGCCAGACCGAGGTCGTCGCCGAAGTCGCAAACGAGTACGCGACCGGGCCGGCGTCGAACCCGGAGTTCGGGAACGCCTACGTCGACTGGACGACGCGCCAGTCGATCCAGCTCCACTGGATCCGGCTCGAGGATATTCCGGACGTCTTCGAGAAACTCGAATCAGTCGGCCTCTCGACCCAGCAGGCCTGTGGTGACTCCTGGCGCAACATCGTCGGCAACCCGATGGCCGGGAAAGCGCCGGAGTTCGTCGACGCGCTGCCAGTCATCATGGAGCTCAACGAGCGGTTCAAGGGTAACGACGACCACTCGAATCTCCCACGCAAGTGGAAGGTGTCAGTCACCGGCGCGTCCGACGGCTCCGGACAGGGCGATATCAACGACCTCGCCCTCGAACCGGCGTTCAAGGAGATCGACGGGGAGGAAGTCCGTGGGTTCAACGTCCGCGTCGGCGGCGGCCTCTCGCGGAATGAACCCCGACTTGCCCGTGAGCTGGATGTCTTTACCCGCCCCGAGAACGCCGCGGACGTCGCCGCGGGTATCTCCGCCCTCTTCCGCGAACACGGCGACCGCGAGAACCGCTACAACGCCCGCATCAAGTTCCTGATGGACGAGTGGGGCCCTGAGAAGTTCCGTCGCGTCCTTCAGGACGACTTCGTGGACTTCGAGCTCGAAACCGCAGGGACTGATCTCCGCGAGCAGTACACCTACAACGCGGGTGGCAACGAACACGGCGACCTGATCGGCGTCCACGAGCAACGCGACGGCAACTACTACGTCGGCCTCAACGTACTCGTCGGCCGGATGGGTGCGGACGATACCCACGAACTCGCCCGCCTCGCCGAGGAGTACGGCTCCGGCGAGGTCCGGATCTCCCAGCGACAGAACGTCATCATCACCGACGTTTCCGAGGACGACCTCGACGCCCTGCTCGGAGAGGACCTGCTCGAGGACTACTCGCCCGATCCGCATCCGTTCATGCGCGGCTCGGTCGCCTGCACGGGAACGGAGTTCTGCTCGCTCTCGATCGTCGAGACGAAGAACCGGCAGGTCCGGTACGCCCGCTGGCTCAAGGAGAACGTCGAGCTTCCCGAGGGCGTCGAGGACTTCCACATCCACCTCTCGGGCTGTACGGCCTCGTGTGCCCAGCCGCAGATCGCCGACGTCTCGCTGCGTGGCATGAAAACGCGCAAGGACGGCGAGCCGGTCGAGGCGCTCGACATTGGCCTCGGCGGCGGCCTCGGCGAGAATCCGCAGTTCGCCCAGTGGGTCGCCGAGCGCGTCCCGGCCGACGAGGTGCCCGGTGCCATCGAGAACCTCCTGGCCACGTTCGAGGACGAGCGCAACGGTGATGAGACGTTCCGCGATTACATCGCCCGGCTCGACGACGAGACGCTCGATGACCTCGTCGAGCCCGAGGAGACGAGCTACGAGGACCCGTATATGCACAACACCAAGCGGACCTGGTACCCCTACGCCGAAGACGACAGCCTCGACGCCAGTCCGTCCCCTGCCGACGACTGA
- a CDS encoding type II toxin-antitoxin system HicB family antitoxin codes for MTADWSEDQSDDPYERTRGAQTPPADREEPVGDPVVRGDERVTGEHADEAVQFDPDDPESLERAAETVAAFAENTAGAPDNVYMLRGAAACAALVRGEGSYKVAAERAGGEATVAFIRKWARVHDLPQSIRRHVAMGHIAPTAAKHIARVSGTARFDLAWAALDNDLTVREIRTLASEINDGSSAEEALDAHGIHLGEISLRLPPHVYRELRRRAANEGVSPDQLVYRALDTEFRDH; via the coding sequence ATGACTGCTGACTGGTCGGAAGACCAGAGTGACGATCCATACGAGCGCACGCGGGGGGCGCAGACTCCACCCGCGGACCGTGAGGAACCGGTCGGAGATCCAGTCGTCCGTGGCGACGAGCGCGTTACTGGTGAGCACGCCGACGAGGCGGTCCAGTTCGATCCCGACGACCCCGAGAGTCTCGAACGTGCTGCGGAAACCGTCGCCGCGTTCGCGGAGAACACGGCAGGTGCCCCCGACAACGTCTACATGCTCCGTGGTGCGGCAGCGTGTGCAGCCCTCGTCAGAGGCGAGGGGTCGTACAAGGTCGCCGCCGAACGCGCAGGTGGCGAGGCGACGGTTGCGTTCATCCGCAAGTGGGCACGGGTCCACGACCTTCCCCAGTCGATCCGCCGTCACGTCGCGATGGGACATATCGCGCCGACCGCCGCGAAGCACATCGCCCGCGTCAGCGGGACCGCCCGGTTCGACCTCGCATGGGCCGCGCTCGACAACGATCTCACCGTCAGGGAGATTCGGACGCTCGCAAGCGAGATTAACGACGGGAGCAGTGCCGAAGAGGCCCTCGACGCACACGGGATTCACCTCGGCGAGATATCGCTCCGGCTCCCACCCCATGTCTACCGCGAACTTCGCCGACGTGCTGCAAACGAGGGTGTGTCTCCCGATCAGCTCGTTTATCGCGCACTCGATACCGAGTTTCGGGATCACTGA
- a CDS encoding PIN domain-containing protein, with the protein MRLFLDTNILVAAVTDDTDRTEQAIELLDESNDVFVSVLSLMELRSVLTKKKQFERDRIEQIENRITSRATISFLDSSDVMDANRLQSETLLYPLDALLVAAADAVDATLITFDSELLEHGAKRPQDVL; encoded by the coding sequence ATGAGGCTCTTCCTCGATACGAACATTCTCGTTGCAGCCGTCACTGACGACACTGATCGAACCGAGCAGGCAATCGAACTACTTGACGAGTCCAATGATGTTTTTGTATCCGTTCTGAGCCTCATGGAACTCCGGAGCGTACTGACGAAGAAAAAACAGTTCGAGCGGGATCGAATTGAGCAGATCGAAAACCGGATCACCTCCCGTGCTACCATCTCGTTTCTTGACTCGTCCGACGTGATGGATGCAAACCGTCTCCAGTCCGAGACGCTACTGTATCCATTGGATGCACTTCTTGTGGCAGCTGCGGACGCCGTCGACGCGACGCTGATCACGTTCGATAGCGAACTTCTTGAACACGGGGCAAAGCGACCGCAAGACGTGTTGTAA
- a CDS encoding succinic semialdehyde dehydrogenase, with protein MSSFTPSAVLADSTLTHDRLDDLAERVRTVGERSSIDVRTPATDERVGVVPACEAADVDVAVERARSAQVAWAERTPRERAAVLFRFADLVLDLREELLDAIQIETAKAREHAFEEVLDVVNTAGYYGKDGPGLLDDRNRTGPAPFLTSAVETYEPVGVVGVISPWNYPMTLSMADVLPALLTGNAVVCKPDERTPFATLLLAELLEAAGLPEDVFSVVTGEGSVVGPALIDRVDYVAFTGGTETGRVVAERAGKNLIDCSLELGGKNPMLVLDDADVETAARGAVKGAFTNAGQLCLAPERIYVDETVYDEFLDAFVGKTRELTLGVGVGYQGDVGSLIDERQLDRVREHVDGAVEDGASVLTGGRHRPDVGPFCYEPTILEGVEPDSQVACEETFGPVVSVYPVSGVEEAVSRANDSEYGLNASVYTRDTKRGRAVARQIDCGTVCVNDPFTVGWASMDAPMGGFGDSGLGRRHGEVGLLQYVESRTIATSAFGPMERPASLPGRWFIRLSSGALRVQTRIRRWLS; from the coding sequence ATGTCATCGTTCACGCCGTCAGCAGTGCTCGCCGATTCGACGCTCACTCACGATCGTCTTGACGACCTCGCCGAGCGAGTCCGAACGGTCGGAGAGCGATCCTCCATCGACGTCAGAACGCCAGCGACCGACGAGCGCGTCGGTGTAGTTCCTGCCTGTGAGGCGGCCGATGTCGACGTCGCGGTCGAGCGCGCACGGAGCGCACAGGTCGCGTGGGCGGAGCGTACTCCCCGAGAGCGAGCAGCGGTTCTCTTTCGGTTCGCGGACCTCGTACTGGATCTCCGCGAGGAGTTGCTCGATGCGATCCAGATCGAGACGGCAAAAGCGCGCGAACACGCCTTCGAGGAGGTGCTCGATGTCGTCAACACCGCTGGCTACTACGGCAAAGACGGTCCAGGACTGCTCGACGACCGCAATCGGACGGGCCCTGCACCGTTCCTGACCAGCGCTGTCGAGACCTACGAACCGGTTGGCGTCGTCGGCGTGATTAGCCCGTGGAACTATCCGATGACGTTGTCGATGGCCGATGTGTTACCCGCCCTGCTCACTGGGAACGCCGTGGTCTGTAAACCAGACGAACGGACCCCCTTTGCCACGCTCTTGTTGGCCGAGCTGCTCGAAGCTGCGGGACTGCCCGAAGACGTCTTCTCGGTCGTTACCGGTGAGGGAAGCGTTGTCGGCCCCGCACTCATTGACCGGGTCGACTACGTCGCCTTCACCGGCGGCACCGAGACGGGGCGGGTCGTCGCCGAACGAGCAGGCAAGAACCTGATCGACTGCTCGCTGGAACTCGGCGGCAAGAACCCCATGCTCGTCCTCGACGACGCCGACGTCGAGACAGCAGCCCGCGGCGCGGTAAAAGGGGCGTTTACGAACGCTGGCCAGCTCTGTCTCGCCCCTGAACGGATCTACGTCGACGAGACGGTCTACGACGAGTTCCTCGATGCATTCGTCGGTAAGACGCGCGAACTCACGCTGGGCGTCGGAGTGGGCTACCAGGGCGATGTGGGGTCGCTGATCGACGAGCGACAGCTTGACCGGGTTCGCGAGCACGTCGACGGTGCAGTCGAGGACGGCGCGTCGGTGCTCACCGGCGGTCGGCATCGTCCGGACGTCGGGCCGTTCTGTTACGAACCGACGATCCTCGAAGGCGTCGAGCCGGACTCACAGGTCGCCTGCGAGGAGACGTTCGGCCCAGTGGTGTCCGTGTACCCCGTTTCGGGCGTCGAGGAAGCAGTCAGCCGTGCCAACGACTCCGAGTACGGGCTGAACGCGAGTGTCTACACCCGCGACACGAAGCGCGGGCGGGCCGTTGCCCGGCAGATCGACTGCGGGACCGTCTGTGTCAATGACCCCTTCACCGTGGGCTGGGCGTCGATGGACGCGCCGATGGGTGGATTCGGTGACTCCGGGCTCGGCCGTCGCCACGGCGAGGTCGGCCTTCTCCAGTATGTCGAATCGCGTACGATCGCCACCTCGGCGTTCGGGCCGATGGAACGGCCAGCGTCGCTCCCCGGACGGTGGTTCATCCGGCTCTCGTCGGGGGCCCTTCGGGTACAGACCCGGATTCGACGGTGGTTGTCATGA
- a CDS encoding HNH endonuclease, with amino-acid sequence MGVVRRENDWRLEKREDGLYEITYQKDLRMKILTPDYKQGMMDNPRLDAVPVREVGSYSEAEGLFEEMANGDAAPVSGPTIVGSTATGTESTLGGELDSGGFGSEEENNLPAGGLALVLIVAGVFVMRSAGFAPTSVVFLSGVVSAIIGVAIFAWAGLLYKKHGWSDALEFLITVDDDLTSSEETDKPEKTPPTPEKLKNRLIFDRAGQKCEWCEESFDHPHVHHIKPRREGGPNEPENLIVLCPNCHEKADREAIPRSKLKAKVKRLPSLSTQ; translated from the coding sequence ATGGGTGTCGTCCGTCGGGAAAATGATTGGCGTCTCGAAAAACGGGAAGACGGACTCTATGAGATCACATATCAGAAAGACCTCCGAATGAAGATCCTGACCCCCGATTACAAACAGGGAATGATGGATAATCCGAGGCTTGATGCAGTACCTGTTAGAGAGGTCGGTTCATATTCTGAAGCCGAGGGATTATTTGAGGAAATGGCAAACGGTGATGCCGCACCAGTTTCTGGACCTACGATTGTAGGAAGTACAGCCACTGGAACAGAGAGTACTTTGGGAGGTGAACTCGACAGTGGTGGTTTCGGCTCAGAGGAGGAAAATAATCTGCCGGCAGGAGGTCTTGCTTTAGTCCTCATAGTGGCTGGTGTATTTGTGATGCGCAGTGCAGGGTTCGCACCCACTTCAGTCGTGTTCTTAAGTGGCGTTGTCTCGGCGATCATCGGTGTAGCTATTTTTGCGTGGGCTGGGTTGCTGTACAAGAAGCATGGCTGGTCGGACGCACTGGAATTTTTGATAACTGTTGACGACGACTTAACATCTTCAGAAGAAACGGATAAGCCCGAAAAGACACCACCAACGCCAGAGAAACTGAAGAACAGGCTGATCTTTGATAGAGCAGGCCAGAAGTGTGAATGGTGTGAAGAGAGTTTTGACCACCCACATGTACACCATATTAAGCCGCGTCGAGAGGGAGGACCGAACGAACCTGAAAACCTCATAGTCCTCTGTCCAAATTGCCATGAGAAAGCAGATCGAGAAGCGATTCCACGATCAAAATTGAAGGCCAAAGTGAAACGATTACCGAGTCTCTCTACTCAGTAA